The genomic window ttaaggcttaCTTTGGGGTTGGATCAGGCTTGAGTGGCAGGCTGAGAAGAAACTGTGTTTTGTGGCACTCTAGTTGTAATCTGTGGAAGAGGAAAATCTGTGTTTGGCTGGCATTATTCCGGACAACAAGCAGCGATGGTGATTAGAGCTGAAGTTTGTTGTACAATGTTATAATAGTGGTACAGGGGTACACTCCCATCTCAGTTATCCTCTGATCTATGAATATGTAAactgagaaggaggagagagaggccTTTAATCTGTTTAGTGTCTTTTAACAGTTTTGAGATGATTGATCctcctctgcatttttaaaatgcataaagtGTCAGTTTGGGAAGTCTGGAGGGTAAGGTCTGCTACTAGAAATGCATCTCATATCTGATACTGCTCTGGGCCAATTTCACCGAAAGTTGCAGAGAAGTTTATATTTTTCCAGTAGCCTATGTGTGGTAGGGCTTCCACATCATTAATGGCTTCCACAAATAACATTTCTTGTCCATCTTTTGCTGTGTCCTGGCCTCTAATACAGGCaaaacttgactttttttttttaaataaaagtcaCGGTAGATACAAAGATACTTATTTTTTGCAGGATCAAACAAAGGTGTCTTGAAATGTTCTTAAAAACAGGATTAGCTGTCgcataaaacaaatgttatATCTACAATAGTTTCTGACTGTTGGTCTAAGTAAGTAGGTTCCTGGCTTATTTCCTGAAGGTGCATTACTGATGCATGTGTATTGTAGATGTTAACTCAGTTTTCTTTGGTTCTGGCAAGTGCTTGTATATTTAGCCTCACAGCTGAAGCATTGTGGTCTGAAATCTTTCAGTGAACATGGAAATGGTGTGGAAAGAAGCTTGAGATATAAATGCTGCTGATAGATGGGGCAAAAGTTTGTCCAAGaattggggggtggggaggggaacccacaggaaaaaaaacacacaaaaccaaccaaacaaaaaacccccttaaTTCTAAATTCTAAATTTAAATGGGTTTATTATATCATTGATTCTAAATCTAGGAAGACTGTGCTTGCGCTGTGATATAGCAATTGTATTTCTTCCAACAGGTAACGTTTCAGGCTTGCAGCATTTCTGAAGCAAGGTATCTCTATGATCAGCTAGCCACAATCTGTCCCATTGTGGTAAGTAATGGACTTCTATCACATCAGCTCTTTGTTGTGTGAAAGCCActacatgttaaaaaaaagaaatctaaattaaaaaaaaaaaaaacttgaatgCTACTCACAAATTTGGTACTCTGGGTGAAGTGTCAGTCTCTTGCTAGGTTGTCACATGAGCTGTGTAATTTATTTAATGTCCAAATGACCCCACAAAACAGATGAtgtctttcttctcctctcccctccttcccacaTGCATGAGACTCTTGTTGAGTGGTTCTAGAAATACATTTGGGGCAGTTTTTCACAAAAACAAGACAAGCTCACTccttaaaacaatttttcaacTCTGGTCTGGTCTTACAGAGGGTTTCAGCTTAAGTTGTTTAAATCTGTCCCTTTTGTAAGCATGTGGTTATAAACAGGTGTTTATAACAGgtgttataaaaataaactattaGTCTGGTCTAGCTGGTGAGCAGATCCTGCTCTGAGTGAGGTATGTTCCAGCTGTGTTGCTAAGGTGCTtggacaaacaaaaaaccaaaatgattGCCAGGTGAACTTCTGGAGTTTGGGAGTATGTGAGTGATTACTTGCTGATTTGCCACGAAATTGCTTCTACCTGTATCATCTTTGTGTTCCTTAAATGCTGATCTGTAGAGGTAATAAATTTGGAGAGTGTCAAGATTCAATAACACTAACCCTTCATCTAGGCATTTTCTGGTGATAGCAGTTGAAAGAATTGTGGTTGTATGGGCTGTGGCTGTATGTTAAACTGAAGTATATACTTCAGTTACTTCTGGACCAGCTAGTTTCCCTTTCCAGTGGGgttgtattttgcttttggttCCTTGGCTTGTCCTTTGTTTTCATATCAGgctgttttattttagatgGCGTTGAGTGCTGCATCTCCATTCTACAGAGGCTACGTGTCTGATATTGACTGTCGCTGGGGAGTAATCTCTGCATCTGTAGATGATCGAACACGAGAAGAGAGGGGGCTAGAGGTAAGTAATGTTAGGTAGTAGATGTCTGGGGGTTTTTTAGGCAAAAAAGTTAAATCTCCTTTAGTATCAAGTTCTGTTTGTCCTCATCAGAATCCCTAACAAGGGAACATGGCAGTCTTTGCGGCCAATATAGGAGAGATGGTGCAACCATTCACCTTGGTTGTACGGTTTACGTTAGCAAATGCATACTTTTAGTTAGGAATGGAATCCCAGTAGAATTCCACTCACTCCTCCACAGCTTGCTGAAAAGGTTCCCCTGTGATGAAACTTTCCAGTCTGTGCTTGAccccaaaaagcaaaaagtgCTTTGGATTAAATGGCAGGTGCTAATGAGTAATCCCAGTAGTATAAACTAGAACTATGTGATAAGAGCCAGTTGTCAGAACTTGAACTTAAGGAGTTTCTCTAAGCAGGAATTGGCATTCAAGGCACTTATaaaattatagaaaataaaaaaataattaaaaaaaaatctacttgaAATAATTCTTGAACTACCCATTTTAAGAGCATCTCTAACAATGTCTGCGTAGTGAAACTGTATTGGTATGTGTTGCAACAGGTGTAATAATGCTTTCCAGGTACTTGGGGTAATGGTATGTTACATCAGGAAAATGATTCCACTTTTAGAGAATTCTAGTCAATGTGTGGTGACTGGTTTTAGCTCAGATAGATACATCTGCAAACAAAATAGTCATAATTCCAAGATTGCTTTCTATTAAGCCTATTTAAAACTTGTGctttgaataattttaattgtGGCTGTAGGGTTTTTTAAACAGGATAATAATTCTCACATAAGTGTCATTAGTGAGCAAAACTTAGGTAACATTGTTAACAAGCTGTTAAAATATTGTATTCTTAAATTATATAGCCACTGAAGAACAACCATTATAGAATCAGTAAATCCAGATATGATTCCATAGACAGTTATCTATCTGAATGTGGTGAGAAATACAATGACATTGATTTGACAATAGACAAAGATATCTACGAGCACCTAATAAAGGAAGGTAAGTGTTTGCTTCATTATGAGCAGGTTAAGAATTATGCTTGCAGTGTGTGGGGATATTTTACGTTTTCATTCTTATTTGTTTAATCATTGTGCATCCCTTAGAGCGACTCCTACTCAGGAAGTATCTGTGTAGCGTGGTcttgagtttttaaaaaagtattcatTTGTAACGGAAACTGTCCTTAATTCCAGCTTGAGAAGCTCAGTGTTGAACGCACTAATGTTTTGTCTTTGTGGAGAGAGCAGAACTGCTTTAGGAAACATGGCACAGAGGTGCatcagaaaacaggaagaaagccACACCAATATTAAGCTGCCATTTCCAAACAAGAAcctgtttgtttgggtttttttctctttaatcatttccttccttcccgAAGTCATCATTCACACTTTTAACAGGATGTGGTGGGTTGAGGTAGCATTGCAGAGTTGGATGTTTTCAGTCTTGTAAAAACAAATCGTTTCCTAGAGCTTGCTTTGCTATGTGTGAATtgtttgaattttcattttgtaggTATTGACCACCTTTTGGCACAGCATATTGCACACTTGTTCATTCGAGACCCATTGACTTTGTTTGAGGAGAAAATACATCTAGATGATGCAAATGAATCCGACCATTTTGAGGTTGTGTCTGATTTAGAggaatttaataaatatatacataaaaatgctTATCCTTTATAGTACTGCTTAATTGGTGGATGGCTATATTagctaagaatttttttcctgcatttttcacTTCAGCTAGTTCTTTAGCATATGACTTTGCAGTTATAAGCAcatgtatttctttgctttaacATTTATTTAGGAGAAGGTGGTGGCTTATAATTTAAACCCAATAAAATATGAAGAGCAAACTATAGCTATGTATATAAGTGTTATGGAGAATTATCTATTTTTATGGCTTCCTGAAAACTGTTTTGCATGACATTTATGTATAAATGTCTGTCTTATACAACTTCGTGAAATAATAGCTATGGTaatattaagtatttttagtttgGGATGCATCAACCCTTCATAAAAAAAGTCAGCTAAATCTCAGCCCCCTAGTATCTTATACGTAATCCTCAAACAAAATAGCGTGAGAAAGTGTAACGTATTTGCTCCTAGGATGGGTAGTTATACTGTGGTTTTTAGGAAGTCATGCCAGTTAGTTTGGAAGTGCTTCTTTAACCTGATGGGCTGTTGCAGGGTCAATATTAGAACTCTAGTTAtctgcatgtttttctttgattatATTATAGAATGATGCATATCTCGGTTGTGATAGATTATTTCATGTGCTTTGCAGAATATTCAGTCTACAAACTGGCAGACAATGAGGTTTAAGCCACCACCTCCAAATTCAGATATTGGATGGAGAGTGGAATTCAGACCTATGGAGGTAAGGAAGGCATCACATTTCCTTGTAAGTGGAAAAGTACCAGGCATTCTGCCATCCAGTATCAAACCCTTATTACTTACGCTGTGTTTTCTCCCCTCTGAATTGCTAGACGCAAGTGAAGTGGACAGCAGTGTTTAATAAGACATGGACTGTGGGAATGTAACTGACAGGAGAAtccactgcagcacagcagagcatgCTAATGGatttggggtggtggggaaagGAATTAGGCTTGTATTAAAACAACAGTAAACAAAGCTCCATTTAGCTTCTAGGGACTGTATTTCTCCAGTACGTTTCCTGGTACTGAACATTTCTACtgttaactgttttgtttttcacaagtgcttttattttatagctGTCCATTTCTGAGCTCTCTGAATTTAATCCCTTTAAAGTGGAAATTTAAAAGCTGTTATACATTTGTAATTACACAGAGAGCCTGAAGGTACAGGTTATTAAATAGTCTTTTGAAGCACAAGTGGGTTTTGGCACTGGATTAAAGGATTGAGTTTAAAGTGTGTGCATGTATTGTGCATTTGAAGTTACTGCTGATGATTCCAGCTCGTGCATCACCATCTGTGTTAGTAGAGTGTGTGTGAATACAAGTACCAACATGAACATTGGAGTCAAACTGTTTTAAACTCTCCCAGAGATTTACCTACTTCCATGAGTGTCTTCCCACTAAAGTAATTTAATCTCTAATCCTTTCATGTCTAGGTCCAGTTAACAGACTTTGAGAACTCTGCATATGTTGTGTTTGTGGTATTGCTAACCAGAGTGATTCTGTCATATAAACTGGATTTTCTCATTCCTTTGTCCAAGGTAGGTGTGAAAGATCACATCTATTAGAGCTAAATGCGCAATGTATTTGCATAAAGTCTGATTTTTATCCTATGCAAGCTAGGAACTAATACTTGTACACTTACAGAACAGtcattttttgtctttcagtcaGTTTTCATTTGTACCAGTACTTTGAATCAATTTTAACTCTGCAGTactaaacaaatattttactgcTGTCTCATGCAATTAAGCTTATAGACAAATACTGTGGTAATTTCTGTGGTGCCTAACAGTGTCAGAGTACTGCAGAAATGTTGAGAAATACCATTGTCACAAGACTGTTTTGAGTCTGGGGAAGGGCATGTTTCCACTGTTTTACATGTGGGAAGAATAACCTGTGgatgtcaaaataaaaattttagatACTTATTTTAACATGGCTGTTGCCTCTGTCTCATGTTCTTATTCTCTATTTTGTTTGTATCTGgtggagagggaaaggaggagttCAGCATGCTTAGTGTTTCACTATTTGAGTGAAAACAAATACTGCTGATTCTGGTCACAGCTGTGACTTGTGTTTAGACCGGCCAGCCATGCAAAATGTGACTTTTCCTTAATCTTGTCCTCACAATTGTTGAACTGTTTTCGGTGAAACTGTCCTTGCACGTCTTCTTTCTGAGGCACCTGAccagaaaatgtctttttaaatagaTAGTCCTGCAGTGTTACAGGTAACTTGAAAAAACATCTTTGTAGTGCAGAAGGCTTTTGACAGACTGTATACTGGAAAATACTGCCAGTGCTGGCTACAGCATAGCAGTAGTACCCTGCAGCTTTTCTtagtgtttttaattaaaatggaggaaaataCTGAAGTTGTAAAATAACGGTAATCTTACCATACAGTTGGTATGATTCCTAAAAGGAGAAATTATCTTCTTGATGTCAGGGAGTTCAGACTTCACAAATAACACAGCGATTCAACACTTACAGTGCGTAATTAACATTGTTATTTGGAATGTCTCAAAAGTGCAAAATTTTTAACAAATGAATACTAGTTAAGACTGAAAAAGAGTGCTGAAAGAACCTGAACAGAgttggggggctgggggagcatAAAATAATTTGAGCTTGCCAAGCAGTTTGGCAGGAAGTGGGACACAGAATTGCACCATTGGTAAGCCTGCCTCTTTCAGGTAAAATAATACGGGTTTATGGGGCTAATCTCACACTAATCTTTGCTGTCTGATTTGAGTGTGGTTGTACTCCCATCAACTAGGACTGGAGTTCTTTCAAACTTTCAAAACAGCCTGTTGTGTAAATAGGTttcataatataaaataaatgaaaacagacttctgaaaacaaagctttgaaAGGTAAGAAGTGTAGATTTTGCATTGCCCTTAATTAAAGGTCAAACAATTCAGCAAATCGTATCCCTTCTTCTGAAGACAATACAGTAAAGCTAAAGTCTAAAAATTGTGTGATGTTAATTCCCTGAGAACATAACGACCAAAGAACTTGCACAAAATCTTCTGTCCAGAAAGGCAGAGCAACGCTTATGTCATTTGCAGGGTGTATGGGCAGTCCTTTGTAGACTTCTTGAGAAGCCTACAATTTAGAACTTCTTTACTAGCAGTCTAAGTTTATCTAACTATCTAACAGATGTTTGGGTATGGAATAGATATGATTCCCATacaaagttactggaattctATTTCTGACAGTTTGTTTAATACAGTGATAACTCTTCTAAAGACTTCAATGATTTTGTtaataaaagcagcaaactaTGACTAGGGAAATGGCGATTTTCTTGTTCTGTACTCATTTAAGTTGCATCTAAATATGCAAAGAAGTCTGCCAGATGGGATGCAACTTGTTAATCACAGTTGTTCCTGTGTTTTCGTCCAAACTTTGAAGATTAGCGTAGCACGTTCTAACGTGATACCATTGCTGGAGACCTGTTTCATAGAACATCATCTCTTTGTGGTTTTGCCCAGGATGcctgaagaaggaaataaaacagtaaatgaGTAATGagtaaataatgaataaaacagcaaatgagAATGAGTAAAACAGCTTGGCCTTGTGTGATGAAATAATAAGAAACATCGTAAATGTTTCAACTAATGAGACCAAAATGTGAGGGTTTGGGAGAATccttattttctaaaatgtcaCAAATCtctgaaatacttcttttgCCAGGTGGATGAAAACATGAAGATGGCCCAGAAAAGAGATGCTGTCCGGCAGGGAatgttttacttcagaaaaGATATTTGCAAAGGTATCACAACAAGCAATCTGATTAACACTGCTGTGGATGTTTCGTCTGTCTCTTGCCTTCTaaccatttcttcctttccctttgtcACCCATGAAGGTGGAAACGCTGTTGTGGATGGATGTGGCTCTGCACAGAACGGGACAGGCACCGATGCGGAAGAGTACAGCTTAATGAGCATTGATACAATTATCAACGGGAAGGTTATAGCCTCTTCTACCTGGAACACACAACTTTCCCCTTCATTCTGCCCTCCCAGAAACCCGATTGAGCGTGTTTTATGCTGACTCTGTTCTCTTACACAGGAAGGAGTCTTTCCTGGTTTGATCCCAATTTTGAATTCCTATCTTGAAAACATGGAAGTGGATGTGGACACAAGGTGCACCATACTGAACTACCTGAAGCTAATAAAAAAGAGAGCATCTGGTATGTTTGACACTTTTGGACATTGATTTTCCTGGCATTTTTCTAGTTAGTAATTGGGCTGTTCTCTAGTTTTCAGTTGGGTAAAACTGGTGGTAGCTGTGGCTGCCTCGTTAAGTGCTGAATCATACGAGCAAAGGGCTGAAGTGTGTTCTCTGGGTTAAATCTGGTCCTGTCTAATTCTGACTACAAATGTTTCGTGAACCATTTTAGAACTTAAATTAGGAGTCATTGATATGGTTACACTACCCTCTAAGCTGTAAATGTATCTCCAATCcaagatttctcttttctgtgccacTTACTGCTGTTTTTGCCAGTGTATTGTCCGCTTTGTAGTAGTTTTCACATATACTAATCCCCTTTGTCTGTCACTTGAGTGTTGTAAGAGTGTGTGAAGCTGGGTCTGACAGGCTGGTGTTATTGGTGTGACTCCAGTGCATGCTGCTCCAAAGCATTCATAAGTCTAAATTCTGGTATGCTAGAGCATGGGACCTAGTCTTTTGCTACTTACAGAAGGGCTTTTTTATCAGGGAGCTAAACTCCTTCAAGCCAGAGTAAACCAGGCTCTTCCCCTGTCCTCCCCATGTTGCAGTGTTTCTGAAGACAGGCGGTTTAATGACTCTTTatgctcttttttaaaatgcagccgTATAATGAGTAAAAGATGCAGGCTAAACTTCAGTTCAGAACTGGGCGTGTAGCACAGTCTGCAGCAGCTTTATACCTTTCTGTAAGCAAATCCCTTGTATGCCTGACTTGCTGTAAATTTAGCTAGACACTTAATTTTAGTCTCATAAGTagacatctttttttgttttctccccaaTTTTAAACTAAAGCGTTGCATTCCTTTTTAATTCTTGAAAATTGCTGTAGAAGTTTCTAGGTAAAGACCTTTTTAAAGCTGGGGTGGAAATGAGGACTGTCTCTCGCCTGGTAATTCAGTACTTTAGCAGTACTTCAGAATGGTAACAagttttaattaattacagCTTTCACTGTAAATGTTCTTTCCTAAGGCTGCTTGTTTGTAGGAGGCTACTGTCCCCAGGTAACATAGACAGGGATTTGATGCTTGGCTTAactgagagaaagaagagaaactggcAGGAAGAAAATGTGAGGCACATCAGCCCTCAAAATAGCGGtgcattcaaaatattttgttgtttgttgttgggttttttcccgTCAGAAAAATCCTGTTGAAAAAACAAGGAATGCATAGGTCTTTATAGAGGCTTTTTCCCAAGACCTAATGACCTGGGCTCAACCCCTTGAGGCAGCTGTTCCCCTTCCAAAGAATAACTTCGCTACCTGGGGTGAAGTTGCAGGCGTTGCAAAAGTCAGCTTGTAAATTTACACAGACCTAAAAGGTGTGAGAGTGAGGTAGATAGAGTCTAGGGTTTATATCTTAACTCTGATGAACTGAAATGACTTTTAAATGATGCTTCTTAAGAGCCAGAattcaaagaataaaaagcattaGGTATTGTATTACTGTGCCATGATGTTTCTCAATTGTGAGCTTTGGATTATTCCAGTTCACTCTCAAATCAAATGTTCCTGAACTGCAACCTGTCTAGCATGAGATGTGTCCACAAAGAGTGTccatttttcagatttctttcctcAAATGGTGAACACAGAGCACTCTCGTGAGAGTTAAGCACTGGCACCTTAGCTGCCGTGGCTTTAACCTTGCCCTGACATAGTTTCATCTGTGCTTCAGTCGCATCTTCTcttgcagcacagccctcctggTCTCTAGCTGGTGTGCGACTGCCACCACTCAGTGAGACTACAGATTTGCtaggcaggcagcagctgctgaccACCACCAAATATTAATGAAAGCAGTATTAAGATAACAGCAACAAGTGATCGTTCTCCTGGCATGCTCTCCTGGTCCCTGGCTGTCTGCAGTGTAGGCTTTTCTCAGCCAAAGGTGGTGCAGTAATCAAGGTACTTGATGACCATTCACAAACACTTCCGTGATTGTTACTTTACCCTTTTTGAAGCAGTTACACTTTTGGTCCCCATAAAGTCATACAGTAAGAAATGCCACACTTCCATTTTTCAAAGAGCGTATAATAAAACTCCTGTAGTTTTGTGTGTTTAAATGAACTTTCCAGTTACTTCATGATACGCCTTCTAGTTTCTGCATTGTAGGATAATGTTTCTCTACTCACTTCACATCAACATTCGTGATTTTGCAAACTTCTCGAGTATCTTCTTGCTTTCAAACTTGTGATTCCCTTTGTCTTGTCTCTCCTTGTTTGGAAGTTGTCTCACACCTTTTGTCAGTCTGTGGTGCCTTTTCCCGATACTCGTGTGTTCCTTGAGAGCTGCACGCTGTGTTCACGGTCAAGGTGCTGCAGCTTTACAGTGGTGGAAAGGATGGGGAGTGATTGGGCTGCCTGACCACTAGATGTCTGTGTTGGTGTGAGCTGGGCTGCTGTCCCATCTCCTCCCGCACTGACAGCTGCACTGGCAGCCTGCAGCGGCTTTTAGTCCAAAAATGTGTGTCTCTTTATGCTCTGCTGATGTCCTGGCCCAACTGATTTTCTTGCAGGCCCCCTGCTTCTCATTGGTTTGAGAAAGTTTTTGTGAGGTTTTTAGTGTCTTCAACAAATAACACTTCCTGGATAATTTTTTCCTGCCCTCTTTTTATATAGAAGTATAAA from Gavia stellata isolate bGavSte3 chromosome 2, bGavSte3.hap2, whole genome shotgun sequence includes these protein-coding regions:
- the GCLC gene encoding glutamate--cysteine ligase catalytic subunit isoform X2 translates to MGLLSQGSPLSWEETRRHAEHVRKHGILQFLHIYRAVRDRHKDVLKWGDEVEYMLVKFDHENKKVRLVLCGEEVLQTLQDKGEKVNPNHPTLWRPEYGSYMIEGTPGQPYGGTMSEFNTVQDNMRKRRQEAASVLKENEAVCTVTSFPSTLTRNIRHRRGEKVVINVPIFKDKNTPSPFIETFPNDDGEAAKASKPDYIYMDAMGFGMGNCCLQVTFQACSISEARYLYDQLATICPIVMALSAASPFYRGYVSDIDCRWGVISASVDDRTREERGLEPLKNNHYRISKSRYDSIDSYLSECGEKYNDIDLTIDKDIYEHLIKEGIDHLLAQHIAHLFIRDPLTLFEEKIHLDDANESDHFENIQSTNWQTMRFKPPPPNSDIGWRVEFRPMEVQLTDFENSAYVVFVVLLTRVILSYKLDFLIPLSKVDENMKMAQKRDAVRQGMFYFRKDICKGGNAVVDGCGSAQNGTGTDAEEYSLMSIDTIINGKEGVFPGLIPILNSYLENMEVDVDTRCTILNYLKLIKKRASGELMTVARWMREFIAQHPDYKQDSVITDEMNYSLIWKCNQIAQGQAECPELLGVGFNKKQSGNKTGSV